The DNA window tttatatttttaattaattaattaattaattttatttattaggttgtgttgggtcttagctgtggcatgcgggatcttttgttgcggcgcacaggctctttgttgtggctcacggatttctctctagttgtggtgcatgggctccagagcgtgagggctcagtagttgcagcatgtggtctctagagcgcatgggctcggtagttgccctgcagcatgtgggatcttagttccccaaccagggatcgaacccgagtcccctgcattggaaagcggattctttaccaatggaccaccagggaagtcccctcagtaGTAGATTTGAGCTGGCAGAAGAAAtggtgaacttgaagatagatcaaATAGAGATTATCCAAcctgaggaacagagagaaaaaagaatgaagaaaaataaacagagcctCAGAAAAATCTGACACCATTAAATACACCATCAAATGCATAATGGGGGTgtcagaaggagagaaagggatgagaaaaacaactgaagaaataatggctgagaacatCCCAAATTTTATGGAAAAACATTCATTTATCATCCAAGAAGCTCCATGaactccaagcaggataaacTCAAAAAGATTCACATCCAGACACATCAGAGCCAAAATGTTTAAAGCCAAAGATAATGAATGTACATGGTAGTACATACCAGGGGAATTCAGATCACACAGGACTTTAATTGTTGAACAAACACAATgcataagagaaaaaagaacgtAATGGATCTTAACTTCAGATAAAAATTCTTTACCTATAAATGAAGTCCCAGTTTTCCCAAGGATTGATGGAGGCTTTCCACCATGCAGTTGGGAcctcaaaaaaggaaagaaagaaaagaaaaagaaaacggtaactatgtgaggtgatgataTGTTAGTTTGTTAATTAGCATGGTTGTGATGATTATTTCACAATTATACATATACGAAATTATCAAGTTGTGCACCTTACATGTACAcaatttttgtcaattatacctcaataaagctggaaacaaATTTTGAAGGATGAGAAAAACATAGTGTTGTGCTGTAAAGCAGTGATGTTGATAAACAGGTTGGGTAAATATAATATGGGTTGGAATCAATTCAAATCTTGATTCTCAGGCAGCTGATGTGCATTTGTTTCCCCATTAGTAGCCTGCAAGTAGAGTGAGGTATATACATTATTCATAGTTTCAAGGAACAGAAAGCACTAGAGATCAGCACCAGTCAAATCCAGATAATTCAGGCTCAAATGACAATAAATCACCATGTTAACTCGATACCAAAAATGGAAACTGGCATCTGGGTTGGGGAAGGCAGTTTTCCATTAGCAAATGTCCACAAATCCTGCGTGTGGCCCTTACTGACCACCTTAGAATGGTTCAATAACTGGGTAACCCACCTGCGAAGAGGGAAAACGGAAAAATATCTAAATGAGTGTTAATCTCCTCTTTTCCAGGGTACCTTTCCCAACCCGCCTAGACTTTAGGTCTTTGTTATGCTAATTAAGTTAATctactgccttttaaaaaaaattttggccacACAGTGCAACAGGCTGGACCAGAGATAAAACCCaggcctctgcagtgaaagcactgaaacCTAACCAtcaggccaccagggaattccctcgttGTCTTTCTTTTAAAGCTGACACTGTCTACAGCCAACTCTTCCTTGATCAAATAgagtaaaaaatgaattaatatactcaaactaacataacactgtacctcaactctatttcaataaaataaacaaaaaaatgaattgaGATGAATCATATTTCATAGTGAATGAACTGAGAAGCGTATTTCATAGTGCTTCTGGGAATTGTAGCTTCAGAAGATAAGATTCGCAAACATCACTGAAAAATATGTGATTTTAGGATGCAGATGGAACCATAAATCAATCTTCAGGGGAGTGTGACTTTGGTTACTATGGCACCACAACTTATTGGAAATAAATCAACTTCTTTGCAGTTACCACAGAACCAGCAAatgaaagaaagggggaaaaaagaaacagatggatTAAAACAGAGTCCtcacttgctttattttcttttttttttttttttttttttttttttttgcggtatgtgggcctcacgctgttgtggcctctcccgttgcggagcacaggctctggacgcgcaggctcaacggccatggctcacgggcccagccgctccgcggcatgtgggatcttcccggaccggggcacgaacccgtgtcccctgcatcggcaggcgggctctcaaccactgcgccaccagggaagccctattttctttttttaatatttatttattttggctgcagcAGGTCTTAGGTGTGGCATCtccgttgcagcatgcgggatctttagttacaGCATgaagacttcttagttgcagcatgcacgtgggatctagttccctgaccagggatcgaacctgggcctcctgcattggcatctcggagacttaaccactggaccaccagggaagtctcgagCCCTCACTTGCTTTAGTCAAAGTGTGAAACTACATCTGAGAGTACAAAGAGAAAAGAGGTTACTTTTGTAGTGCCATGCTTCTTGCAGTAGCTCAGTGAAGTATTTAATATAACTATAAGGTAAGAAAATTTGTTTTctggtaactttttaaaaatatcaccatCTATTTCCCACCCACTCAGAAACAGAATTAATGATTAAGTTTTGGTGTGCTAACTAAATTCATGCCAATTCTCTACCCTCCCTTGTTTATGGGGAAATTTGTTTCAAAATGCTCAACTCTATTCTGAGAGCATGGAATTATGAAAAAGATGTTCCAGACTAGGAAATGTCACACACATCTAATCCAACACACTTTAATTTAAAACCAGCCCTTATGTGTAAGATTATACTACAACCCAGCTGACAAACCAGAGGTAATAATTAGACTTTGTGGAAAGTAATAGATTGAGGCTCAAGCATGTTGATTTGAATCATGACATAACCTTAAAGTGGTTAACAATTTTATATAGAAAATGAACAGGCTCTTAAAAGTCTGTGgaagtacttccctggtggtccagtggtaaagaatctgccttacaatgcaaggatgcgggtttgatccctggttagggaactaagatcccacatgctgcggggcaactaagcccgcgcgccacaactactgagctcatgtgcctcaactagagcccgtgtgctgcagactacagagcccacgtaccCTGAaacctgcgcgccacaactagagagagaaaagccGCACGCcaccactagagagaagcccacttACTGTAATgaagagcctgcgcgccacaacaaaagatcccgcatgcctcagtgaagatcccgcatgccacaacttggacctgatgcagccaaaaataagtaaaataaataataaatatatcttaaaaaaaatagtctatGGAGTTTAAATAAGCGAGGTAGCATGATCACATTAAAAACGCtagtccgggcttccctggtggcgcagtggttgagagtccgcctgccgatgcagtggacatgggttcgtgccccggtccgggaggatcccacatgccgcgaagcggctgggcccgtgcgccatggcctctgagcctgcgcgtccagagcctgtgctccgcaacgggagaggccacaacagtgagaggcccgcgtactgcaggaaaaaaaaaacaaaaacaaacaaacaaaaaatgctagtcaaccaggaattccctggtggtttagtggttaggatttggcgttttcaccgtggcctgggttcaatccctggccgagGGAACTGCCAACaagcggcacagccaaaaaaaaaaaaaaaaaaaaatgctagtcaACCTACGTTTTTGGTTCTGACTCTAAATTTGATCCTCTGATCACATCTTATAATCTTTAGGACTGTTGACTACAGAGTATGCACGCGCCTTCTACAAGGAAAAGAActaggacttcactggtggtccagtggttaagaatctgcctgccaatgtaggggacacgggttcgagccctggtccgggaagatcccacatagccacaactactgaagcctgcatgcctagagcccgtgctccgcaactagagaagccactgcaatgagaagcccacttgccgcaactagagaaagcccacaggcagcaacaaagacccaacacagccaaaaaaaaaaaaaagaaaagaactatatcttaattcttttatttatttttttttgttttaacgaGAACTATATTTTCAAACGGTGGACTCTTTCTGCCCATAACTAAACTGAGGAAGACCTGCTGACTTAAAAGTCCATGGGTTagggattccctggcagtccagttgttagggttctgcgcttccactgaagggggcactggttccatccctggtgagggaaactaagatcccagatcccacaagccatgtggcatggccaaaataaataaataataatattgtatCTATGTTAAATCTGCTGAATTTGATAACAGTGCTAGGATGATGTAAGAGAACGCCCTTGTTTTGAGGAAACAAATACTTAAGTACTTTAGAGTAAAGGGACGTAAAacataattacttttaaatactGAAGTACTTTGGGGTAAAGGAACATAATATATGCAATTACTTTTAAATACAGAAGTACTTTTGGGTAAAGGAACATAATATAGGCAATTACTTTTAAATAGTTCAGAAAGAAATACATacatggagaaagagagaaaatggtaAAGCAACTCTTGGTAGCTGAACCAATACCAGAAACTGCCTACCTCCAccatttcatataaataagaaaaataatcccCCAAGTCAGTTAGCTAATTTACACTTTGCAGCTGAAAGCATGCTTTACTGATAACTCAGCTGACTCCAATTCACCTTCTACATGTACAGAATCACACTATAGAACTGACATTctgaaaacagaaatggacttaGAGTCCCAGTAACTTACAGAGTCTAGTCACTTAACCAAGTCACTTAACTGCTCGCGGTTAAAGTAGAGTTACTTATAAGATGCGAACATCAAAATGGCATTTGTGATGAGTGCATTGTAAAATGCAAAGTGCTATATAAGTACGGGTAGTTTCTAAaactgtgtttgtgtttttttacccTTTTATAGCTTTGTTTAAAATGTTGGCTAGAAGAGTTAACACTTGtagaagaaacattttctttcGCACAGGAGTTCTTCTGTGCTCATTGTTTGCTTATAAGGAAATACTTCTGaataagaatttattttctgCACACCTACATAGAAGGTAACAAATTATTACACTGTCTATAACTCAGAAGCCTTTCTAGGCTAGTACctatttctggtttcttttagGAGACACAatcataacaaaaatatttaatgtgccaggcattgtgcaaaGTGGCTTACGTACATTGTGTAATTCTCACAAAAAGTGAGTTCGATGCAATTATTATTtcatcatcagtaaaatgggggaaaCAATAGCAATTACCTCACAGGTCTGTTGTAAGGATTTGAAAAGACTATACATagagcatttagcacagtgcctggccaaAAGTAACTGCTAAATACACTTTACCATTTGTTggtaccttcattttacagataaacagacacagaaaaaaggCAAGTGTAAGCAACAGGATTTTCAACTCAGGTCTGACTCCCCAAGTTTCTGccgctttctttcttctttctttttttacaattATCTCCTCGTACAGTAGGGGGAAAAGTAAACCCCCATGATAGTGGCTGAACTTAAAGCCAGGAAACACCTAATTTAATTGTCTTCGACTGTGCTTACCCCCTACCAACGTCAGGCAGAGTGAGCTGCTCACTACGTTCTTGAACTAATGAAAGACTAGGTTTCTAACCCGGGTGAGCTAGATCTTTCTGGGCTGGGTAGTTTCCTCGTCTCTGAGCTGGTGTCCCCGGCTGCAGACCCGAAAAGGCTGTTCAGGTCCTGTTCGCGGAAACGGACTTGTCTTCCCCTCCTCAAAAAACAATTTACCGAGAGCCACTGCCCTCCGACCCACTAGGACTCGAATGATCCCAACCTACATTCGCCTGCGATAACTCCTATATGTCTTCACCACCTCCACGGCGACCTTCTCAGAGCCCGGCTCTCCCCGCGCCTTCCTCTTGGCAGACGCAGGCGCAGGCGCGCGGCAGAGTTCTGCGCGCGCCGCACTTCCCGGCAAACTACAGCTCCCAGAATCCCCGTCGATCGATCCACCTCCCACTCGAGGTGGGGGCGGAGGCGGAGCAGATTGTCCGGGGCGGGGCGTATCATCTCGAAATGTCCTGCTCTTGTCCTCTTGGGAAGAGTTCGTTTTAAAAGAGATTCTGGGGTTCCCTGATAAGGTAGGACATCTGTTCCTCTTAGGTATAATACTGCCCTCCGCGCCCCGAGGGTTCCCTCAGTGTAAAACGCAGGTGGTCTAGCCCAGCGGAGACACTTGTCCACGGCCACCGCGGGGAAGCCCGAGGAGTCAAGGGCCCAGCGCCCACGCATGTGCACAGGCGTAGCTTGGGGGCGGGAGCCTCTGAGACCCTTCCCAGCGTCTGAGGTGAgtagggggcggggcggggcggggcggggcgtgtCCCGGGTTGGGACTGACCACTCCCCCGCGACGGCCACAGTTCGCACAATCACTACCATCCCAATCAACTCTGAAACTCCCAGACCCCAATTGTCCGGAAAATTGGAGTCCCCAGGAGCTCAGTTTTAGCGTTTATACATCAAAATCCTGTTTTCAGTTAAACCACTTCCAGCATTTCACTGCCATTATCTGTGTACAAGACTTTCTCCTCTACTATAccgtgcttttttaaaaaaaataaatttatttattcttggctgtgttgggtgttcgttgctgcctGCAGGCGTTCTcaagttgtggagagcgggggctactcttggttgcagtgcacgggcttctcgttgcggtggcttctcttgttgcacagcacgggctctaggtgcgcaggcttcagtagtgtggcatgtgggctcagtagttgtggctcgtgggctcagttgctccgcagcatgtgggatcttcccggaccagggctcgaacccgtgtcccctgcattggcaggggaattcttaaccactgcgccaccagggaagccctatactgtgcattttaaaaataatagctaacgtATTGGGAGGCCTCacctttcatcttgttttttcGGCATGCAGCATATAGCTCCTTCCTAACAAGCTGTAGAGCTTAAAGTCTTTTGGACACTTGATTCTATTCAATTTAGTGTCAGACTAGGTACATACTTTGTCATGTTCTCTGATTGTTTCACGTATGTCTTCTCATGACAGGACTCTTTGGGACGATAAAGACAATGATACACTCACTAACTAAAGAAATGGTGATGCCAATGAAGTTTATAATCTGCTGGGGATACAGACAATTAAGCAAGGGGCTTATTGTGCCCTAACTCTAACCATTTTGCTTACAACTTGCTGTGGGACTTGGTTATGTTGCTTAACCTTCTGGGCCTACATTTTCTCACAAAATGAGAAGATTGGACTAGATGATCTCTCAGAACTTGCCAGCCCTAAAATTCTGTGGTTAGTTAGTGAGGAGTAGAATCCAGATTATATCACAATATGTTAATGCAAAGCATCATCAACTTCCATTTCTCTGCTAACATAAATGAAATATAGCTACAAGAATTTTGGCAGCAGCATTAGAAAGAACTACCCCTTGTTGTACTGTAATTTAATCCTTATTGCTGAAAATATGAATTTAGCTGATAATACAACTGTCTTCACCCTATATTTGTTGTCATTTTATAGATCATTGCTAGGAAGAACTCTGGGTGCAATAATGAACACAGTGTATGTGATGATGGCTCAAATCTTAAGATCTCATCTGATAAATGCTTCAGTGATTCCTAATCGAATGAAAATGGGTCCATATCTTGGTGTCATTAGAACTAGGATGATGTCAACTCataaatccaaaaagaagatgaGAGAATATTATAGGCTGCTGAATCTGGATGAAGGATGCTCTGCAGATGACGTCAGAGAATCTTTTCATAAGCTTGCCAAGCAATACCATCCAGATGGTGGCTCTAATACTGCTGATTCTGCAACATTTATAAGGATCGAAGAAGCTTATAGGAAGGTGCTTTCCCACGTGATAGAACAAACAAATGGCAGACAGAGTAAAGttgaagaaacagaagaagaagaaaaaaaattcaaacataacACACCCCAACACCGGCATTATTTAAGTTTTGAGGGTATTGGTTTTGGGACTCCAAGTCAACGAGAGAAGCAGTATAGGCAATTTAGAGCAGACCGTGCAACTGAGCAAGTGATGGAATACCAAAAGCAGAAACTGCAAAGCCAGTATTTCACCGATAGTGTAACTGTTAAAGATGTAAGACACAGTAAGGAACAAAAGATAACTCAAGCAATAGAACGTTTGGTGGAGGATCTCATTCAGGAATCAATGGCAAAAGGAGACTTTGACAATCTCAGTGGGAAAGGAAAACCTCTAAAAAAATTTTCTGGCTGTTCATATATTGATCCCATGACTCACAACCTGAACAGAATATTGATAGATAATGGATACCAACCAGAATGGATCCTAatgcaaaaggaaataaaggataCTATTGATCAACTCAGAGAGGCAATTTTAGTGTCAAGGAAAAAACTTGGGAATCCAATGACACCAACTGAGGAGAAACAGTGGAACCAAGTTTGTGAGCAGTTTCAAGAAAacatcaaaaaactaaacaagCGAATTAATGACTTTAATTTAATTGTTCCCCTTCTGACCAGGCAAAAAGTCCATTTTGATGCACAGAAAGAAATTGCCAGAGCCCAGGAAATATATGAGACCCTTATAAAAACACAAGAAGTCACAGATAAAAACCCAAATAACTTTGAtcagggagaaggagaggaaacaCCTGGAGTCAAGACAGGATTCTTTAACTGGATGAATGTGTggcaatttattaaaatatgacCATCTCGTTGTTCACAGAACTGCCCCCAATCATTTTTAGTAGTACTGACATCACACATAGAGGCTGAGATTTCTTTCTATAACACAAGAGTCTGAGAACTGTGTGCCTCTGTACTTTTCACAAAACAAGTCACATCTCCAGTGATGTGTAGATGAGAGAGCTGTAagaaagtaagtcagagaaatatTCAACCAGCTTTGCTCTGAGGATATGGCAAAACAAGAGGAGAACTTACTTTTAAGGAAACAACTTAATACATTTCAGAGCGTAAATATCGGTCATCAGGTGAAAGGAGTTAGGATAGGGACTCAGGCTGGGAATCATAAAGGGATTCCAAAGTCTTAGTGCAGTTTTAAACTCTGATAAGTTAAAAACATTTGTTGTTTGCCATCTGCAAACATAGGTACTTCAACAACAACTAAGAATGTATCATGAAAGGTCACAAAATGAAAGAAGTATGGAATGTAGGCAACTAAACCTCCAAATGATGTATGTTTTTCACAGGTTTGCTGCATTTATACACCTGAGGTTATTAAAGCACACATTTTTCTAAGACTTTTGGGACATTCTCTATATGGTTGGAAATGTTAAGATCAGAAAATTACCTTAGTGGGTTTATGACACTCTCTTTTTTATAAAGCCCTTCTCTCTGGGTACTGAATAAAGAAACCACCAAATATCTTGGTTGTACTTTTTCCTGCCTAACTTCATGGGCCATAAGCAGCACAGATCCATCAGCCAAGCTATAGCTGATTTAGCTGTTCTAGAAAGAGACTCCAATGTCCACTTTTAAAGAGCTTTGAAAGTCTTTTCTGACCTTTCagaggtgggaaaaaaaaatccttgggcTCAATGGAAACAAGATTTCACTTTTGGCTTCATCTCTAATCAGAGTTGAAATGTTAGGTTTACATAAACCTACCTGAAGCCTCTCTTCGTTATGGATCAAACTCCTCAGAGGCTTTTTCAGTGATATGAAAATCTCAGTTTACTGTCTTAGGGATCCAATGTCCTGTCTTAGGAACCctttaataaaaaaagataaggtACCCACTTGCACCTTTGGCAAGTGACAGGAGATTGACATCCATGAGATTGTGTCCCAACCACTTTCAGAAAGACCTGACTTCTTTAGGTTTGTGTAAATGCCTATTCACAGAATGGGGCAACTAGAGGATAATGGAGAGTTGTCAAAAGGAGCAggtctgtttccttatttaatttgGAGCGCTGTACTATGGAAGGGCCTCAGAAGCATGTCACTTGCCCCTCTGATTTTGGAAGAACAAGTTATTTTGTAAAGCGTGTGAtagttaaataaaattacatcTTCAAAAGGAAACTTCAGACCTTTCTGCTTACCTGATGGGGCATTAATTGGCATATGTGATTATGGAATGAGTTATCATTAGCTTCTGCAATGATATATTATTCTAAATACaattgtgaacagtgtgaaataaGTTTCTAATAAAAGCtatagttccaaaacattttagaAGGCTATGATTCTGTGAATCTTGTTAAATATTAGAATTAGATATATGATACCTAATTACATTGCAGCAACATATATGAATAAAACCATTTTTGCTATTAGATAATGAGAATGCAAAGTTATCAGAAAACTCCAGTAATTCCTAATTTCAGCACAGCACACTTTATGTTTGTAAATGTTGTCTATATTAATAAAGTTAATAAGGTTaattaataaagttaattttaatgaTTGTTCTATAAACAACTAATAGTAATAAAA is part of the Mesoplodon densirostris isolate mMesDen1 chromosome 5, mMesDen1 primary haplotype, whole genome shotgun sequence genome and encodes:
- the DNAJC28 gene encoding dnaJ homolog subfamily C member 28 — translated: MNTVYVMMAQILRSHLINASVIPNRMKMGPYLGVIRTRMMSTHKSKKKMREYYRLLNLDEGCSADDVRESFHKLAKQYHPDGGSNTADSATFIRIEEAYRKVLSHVIEQTNGRQSKVEETEEEEKKFKHNTPQHRHYLSFEGIGFGTPSQREKQYRQFRADRATEQVMEYQKQKLQSQYFTDSVTVKDVRHSKEQKITQAIERLVEDLIQESMAKGDFDNLSGKGKPLKKFSGCSYIDPMTHNLNRILIDNGYQPEWILMQKEIKDTIDQLREAILVSRKKLGNPMTPTEEKQWNQVCEQFQENIKKLNKRINDFNLIVPLLTRQKVHFDAQKEIARAQEIYETLIKTQEVTDKNPNNFDQGEGEETPGVKTGFFNWMNVWQFIKI